The genomic stretch ACACACAAATTATAATGACCATATAGCACTGCAAATAATTTGGTGCATGTAAATTAATGGAAGCACAGAAGTGGTGCTGACTTGTTTACTATCAGGACTCCAGCTTCCAGCATATATGCTACCTTTATGACCATCTTCCATGGGTAATTCACCAATTTTTTCTCCAGTTTTTCCATCATATATAAGTCCCTTCTTGTCTGAGCTCACAGTGATGAACTTACTTCCATCAGGAGAAAACCGTACACAATTAACAAAGTTTGAATGTTCCCTGcagttcaagaaaaaaaaagttcacaAGGTAAAAAGTTGCATAAGTGGTGAAATACAATTATTTTCCAGTGTGTCCTAATTGTCATGCAAACTAGATCAGTTTGCATAAGTTGGAATTATATTATCTTATTTAGCAGGATGCAAAAAACAAATGAACATAGAAGTTGGTGGCATACATGTGCAATGAAATTCAATTATTCTTCAGTGACTGCTTCAGGTCACAAACAACAGATAAGTTTGCATATGAGAAGATGTTGAATGATGTTGTAATTTATggtttttaaacaagatggaacaTTTCCAGCAAATCACATTATGCATAGGAAAATATTGgcatatagaaaaaaaattaaaaacggtACGGAAACAGAGTCAAGAAAGCCAGGAATAAATAGCTTGCAATGTTATTAATGTAATTCGAACAAACCTATGGGAAAGCTTGAATTTGAAGGGTGGACCTTCGTAAAAGTTTACCAAGAAATCTTCACCACATGTGACAATTCGATATGGTCTAGTTGGCTTAAACGCACAACTCAATACCCTTCTTGAGTGTCCATCAAACTCCCCAACATTAGTACCTGAATCCCACCTAGACAAGAAAACAATTTCCCAAACCTACGCAATAAGCAGTAATCTAATGAAAATTATACTTACAGGATATACAGAAAAAGAGATAAAAGATGTTAAATACCTGAACATTAATTTACAAGTTCTAACAATCACAACATAGGACAACAGAAAGAACATGTCATCCAAAAATGCACAGACATGACTTTTTCATTAAGTTGTGAATAGAGCCATGATTTTTTAATAAGAACGGAGATTATACATAAGCAGAAAAAccttgaaaaaaaaaacaatatggttttcataataattttttaatagtaTGGGAACTTTAATGCGATCCAGAGATTTTCTGCATCCGTAATCGGAGAAAACATAACCTTATTTTCCAATTTAAAACAAAAAATTTTCAAACAATAAAATGAGAAGCTCAATTTCCTGGCCCTAATGTTTGTTACGGTTTCTCATATCTAGTAatcaaaagtaaaaaaaagataatcaaaataaaataaaaatactataagctTTGGTACCCTATCGCTTTTCCATAAACAGTGACCAGAAAAGAACAATGTTGGGGGGTGGGGGGGCGAACCGGAGGAGAATAAACACTATATCTTACATGAAGGCCCGCACGAAGGACTTTCCTTTGCCATCCCCGCAGGCGACGATCCGGAGGCCATCGGGCGACCACTGTAGGTCATCGATGCGGCCGGAGAGGACGCGGAACTCGTTCTTGAGTGCGCGGTCGCCGTACCTCCCCCAGATCCGGATGACGCCCGAAACGTCGGCGGTGGCGACCCACTCGCCGTTGGGTGAGAACCGCGCCACCGTCGCCTGGTACGCGTGCTCCCCATAGATCGACACCTCCAGCGGCGCCCCCAGCTGCTGGATGATCACCGATCGCCCGTTGCAGTACGCGATCGTGTCCGAGCGCGGGTCACCGGATATCAGTATCCCCCGCCCCCGCTCCGTCGCCGGCACGCACGCGTACGTCTCCGCCAAATGTGCCATTGCCATAGAAAGTGAGCGATCGATCGGGAGAGCGAGAGAGCAAGAGAGCGTGAGAGAGTTAAGAATGGGAGCATTTATAGTTAAAGAGGCCGCCTATTGGTGTATGCTCGACACGATGGGATGGAGGAAAGGGAACGGGTCCAAGCACGTTGGCGTCAGACACGCATGCGGCTTCTACACCAACGCAGCATCTCCACGACATGCTTCGGCTAGTGGGGCCCCATTTCCTGGTTGGAGTTTGGTGTCGCTTGTTACTGACGAGGACATGATGTGGCTTTGGAAGGGGGCGGACGGGACCGGTACACCCAGGTTCGTAACGGTCGGGCGTTGCAACTCCGTCGGATCGACCGAAACGTGTGATCTGTAACAACTTGTGCAGCACGAACGGGGAGCCACGGACACGTGGTGCGCCACGAAACGTGGCGATGGCCGCGATGAGCGGTTCAAAATGTTGCGATGGAGACAAGCCTGCGAATGACAAGGGGAAGTTGAAGCCGTTTGATGGGACCGACTCTTGGAGGATGCGCTGTTGTAATTGTAGCTGCATCCACAAGCATCGAACCACTACTCGACTTTGATGATCAAACATAATCTTAAGTCAATTTTCTTATTTAATTTTGACTTTTTCATATCATATTTTGTCTACTTGGTTCTCTAACCACCTTAGAAATCAAATATTGATGCATCTAAGTTAAATTTAGTCAAAGTAAataaatatcatatcaaaaaataatttgattcaaAATTTTAATCTTATACGTTATGGATCAAATCTAATCTATGTAAAATTTAACTCTTTTAATCCTTAACgaaatgatattattattttaatccatCCTCATCATCTAAACACATGACTATTTTCATCATACCTATCGAGTTGTCTCAGTTGTTAGGATCTCCTTTTTCTCATTCATGCATACGTCTTATTATCTGAAATGAAGGGTGTGTAGCTGAAACAATgagttcctcatcatcatcattttctaGATAGAAAGATTTCCAGCCATTGCCATTATAGTGTTCTCCTGTTCTGGGAAATGAGATCGATTGCAGAGTGCATTAGATATCTTCTTGTCTCTTGGGTGAAGTCAATCTTGTTAATGGTGTCCTCCATGCCGTGTGCCAACCATTTCTGAGCTCAGGGGGTCCACGTATGTGGAAGGCAGCTTATACCTCGCTACCTTTACAACTGCAATCGAAGTTTGCACTCCATAAAGTCATAAGGGATTCGAAAGGCTAATGAGTTCATTATCACACCGCAATCTCCACTACTGTACATCTTATCTTTTCCCGCAATCATTTCATACGTCGGGAGTGCCTTGAGGTCGATCACCTCCACCATCCTCAACCGCAATCATATGGTCGCCATCTTCTCCAAGAAAACAGTCACATCAGTACTTGTTTGTGCTGGCCACATCCTCGACCATCATCTTTTCATCTTTAGCTTTTCATTTACTTTAGTGCATGCTCGCTCCTTTACCTCCTCTGCCAAAAGCAGCAGCAGAATAAGCTCTAACGACTGTATTCTTTTGTTCATAGCAGGAAAGCTGTGCGATCGAATGATGACTAAGTCGGTGCTCGCAGTTCTCTTCCTGGTCGCCTGTCTGGCTGCCGGAACCGGCGAGCCTTCTCCGGTGACCGACAAGACGCTTCGACGGGTAGCTCACTCGCTGAAGAAGTACGTCGAGCCGCTGCCGATGATGCCTAGAATCTATGGCTATTCCATAAAGGATGGCCGGCCAATGTCCATTGGCCTCACCATTGGCATGTTCGAGAAGAAATGGGTATGGTTCATCGTTATCCTTCTTCTTAGATTGTAACCGATGCATGGctaatccattcgactacgtactTTGATTCATAGTGCCTTATGGGGTAACTAAACCAAGTTTGACGCTTGTCCTCTATTTGTGTGCTTCGTGCAGAAATTCCACAGAGACTTGCCGGCGACCACCGTCTTCATCTACGGCACCAGCCGCGAGGCTGCCACGTTCCCAGGCCCGACCATCGAGGCCATCCAAGGGGTCCCGCTCAACGTGACCTGGGAGAACCACCTCCCGAAGAAGCACATCCTCCCATGGGACCCGACGATTCCGGTTGCCATCCCCAAGCACGGCGGCGTCCCCGCCGTCGTCCACCTCCACGGAGGCATCCACGAACCGCAGGCTGATGGCAGCGCCTTCGCATGGTACACCGCTAAGTTTCGCGAGAAGGGACCGAAATGGACGCAGACAAACTACAGTTACCCGAACGTACAGCACCCTGGCAACCTCTGGTACCACGACCACGCCCTCGGCCTCACCCGCGCCAACCTCCTCGCCGGCCTTATCGGCATCTATATCATCCGCAACCCGTTTGTCGAGGCCCCCCTCGGCCTCCCCGCCGGCGACGAGTACGACCGCCAGCTCGTCCTTGACGACCGGAGCTTCTACAAGGACGGCTCCCTCTACATGAACCACAGAGGCAACAACCCCACCGTCCACCCTCAGTGGCAGCCCGAGTACTTCGGGGAGGTCATCGTCGTCAACGGGAAAGCCTGGCCGTACCTCGTCGTCCAGAGCCGCAAGTACCGCTTCCGCATCCTGAACAGCAGCAACGCTCGTTACTTCCACCTCTCCTTGTCCGACGGTCTGCCCTTCACCGTGATCGGCTCAGATGTGACTTACCTCCGCAAGCCCGTTACCACGTCGAGCATCCTCATCGCGCCGGCCGAAATCTACGACGTCGTCATCGACTTCTCCAAGTCAGCAACTTCCACCGTCAGGCTAACCAATGGCGCGCCGTACCCGTTCCCCGGTGGCGACCCCGTGAGCACCCAGAGCAGCAAGGTCATGAAGTTTGTCATATCACCCGAGAAGACGAAGGACGACTCTAAGATTCCGGCGACCTTAATGGCCAATTACCCGGTGGCGAACGAAAACGAGGGGACGGCGAGGAGGTACATCGTGTTGTACGAGTACCAGAGCGCGACCGGCGAGCCGACGCACCTGTACATCAACGGTAAGAGGTTGGAGGACCCAGCGACAGAGACGCCGAAGGCGGGGAGCACCGAGGTGTGGGAGGTGATCAACCTGACGGAGGACAACCACCCGCTGCACCTGCATCTGGCGACGTTTCAGGCGGTGAGGGTGAGGGAGCTGGTGGATCTAGAGGCGTTCACGGCATGCATGAGGCGGATGAACGACGCCATCAAGTGCAACGTCAAGGCTCACGCAGTGGGGCAGCTGGAAGCCGCGCCGGAGCACGAGAAGACGTGGAAGAACATAGCGAAGATCAAGCCGGGCCACATGACCACGATAGTAGTGAAGTTTAAGCTCATCGACGAGGACGCGCCCTACCCGTTTGATGCAACGAAGCAGCCCGGCTACGTCTATCATTGCCAcgtaagtggttcatactctttttTATCTCATTCACAGACGCATATGGAGCAAATGGAATGTGTGTAGCTCGTGCAAAGAACGTAGATTAGACCAGATGGAGTTTTCCACTTGTCATCGTTTACCTGATTTCAATGAACCTTTATCTTCTCATGTGCAGATTCTCGATCACGAGGACAATGCAATGATTCGACCCCTCACACTGAGAAGTTGAGGAAATACCGAGGGTAGAGCGTTCTTCGTAGGATTAACGCTGGTTTCTTCTCATGAATAGAGATTAGAGGGACAGCGTCCGCAACTACTTGGATTTTGTGTGTTGCGATTGATGTAATTGTAGTTGTCGACGAGTACTTAGTGATTTGTTTGTAAAACACTCTCTTAAAAATAATCAGGTCGCACACGATTCAGAAGTACATATTTGTTTCATGCTGTTTTGTTTTGAGTTGTGACCTCCGATGTGCTATCACATCATCcgactaaatatatatttttataaataatttttttagttttttttatttatatatttttaaaaattacattaagattcttatatttacgaaagtaaaatattcaaTCTAATTTCGTCTCACATCATTGACACTGCTAATGAAAAAACTATACATGCTCGGTGATAAACCCTGTAGTATTTTCGTCAATAAAGTCGATGGCGTGAGGAGAgacatgattaaatattttacttatatatataagtataagaatcctaatataatttttgaaagtataagaaTCGAAATATTATATTAGGGTTATATGTAATTAACCCTTACGTCATATAAAATATGCTCATGAAAAGATTAAGATCAACGTTTATAGAAGAAGTATATTTGTGAAGAAATGACCgattgatgataaaaaaaaattaaaaatatcaattattgAGGTTTTAAAATTAACAAGTTTGACTCAAATATATATAAGTTCAatctaacacaaaaaaaaaaattgggcacCAACTAAATCCAAAAccaaatatatttttgaaatcttAGCGATATAGAACTATTTTTTATCTCATCAgtaatgttttatttttttggtgAACATTAGTTCTTATATCATGTTGAGAATAACTTATTGTGTCGTAAAAAAAAGAGAACAGAATTATTTCTAATTGCAGGTTAACCGATGTCGATGTCGCTCAGCTCAATTTGATTCTGAGTCGAGACCTATGATCCAGCCAAAAGTAATGTAGGTGCCAAGACTCGATATGAGATCCCCCTTGTGCTCAAGTAAGACTACCAAAAATGAGATTAAAATTTAGAGAGAGAAAAGGAGGGCTTGACTTTCGAAGAAGCCCTCTTCCCATCGGAGCGATGGATTGGGATCTTTTGGGATTATGCTGACATGGCAGAACTGTCGAGACATAGAACTCATAGCATTACCGAAGGACGGTCATTACTTGCTCAATTAGAAAAGAACTACGATGAGCGTTGACCACGGAGACGTATGGCGTTGACGTGCTCAGTTTAGTAGATCAAGTTTAGACCGCTTTCCCCGCATCTTTGTCACCAAGTGCACCGTTTCGAAACAGGTGTTCTGCTCTTATAGTAGTCAACAAAACTACGAGAATGGGTGTTCTACTCGCGCGAAGAAAAGATTATAAGAAGAATACGAGTGTTAACAATAGAACCCTCCATGCTGCAGGGGAAATCAAGACATTTCATACTCTAAAAAGGAGTAGCACAGTCGAAGTGTTCGCCACGAAAGAAGGAGACGGGCAGAAAGGTAATATAGGTCTCAACTTCCTGCCAACGCACGCAGACTTCAGACCCGTGGCCGCATATGGTATGACCGACGGACCAGTTCGATCCCCATTCGTCCGCTAAGTCAAGCTTTTCTAAAGCCTAAACGCGATAGCTCTTGACTTTGTGCTGTCCGAAACTACTGGTTCCAAGTAAACGACGACGAAGCGATTCTCTGTTGGGTTTCTTCTACTTCCCCATGCACAGGCCATGCAGGTGGATAACACTGATCGAGAAGTAGAGATTCCTTTAGATCAAGGGAGGAAGCATAACAAAGCGTCAGTGTAATGGTGGGGAGATGACCGCTTGGGCACAGAGGGAAATCTATCGGTCAGCTTGGGAGCATGTGCCATGCGTGCATCCAGCTCCTGTTCTTCGGACATATTTAGGGAAGACGAGATATCTACGGAGTTTGGTCACTTTCCTGGAAGAGGCACGAAGACTTCTAAGTTCTATCTGCAACTACCAAGCCGCACACCCCCTTCACAACCCCCAACTTTAAACCACCAGTCTTCCTGTCAACTCTTCGCCCGCAACCCACCTGCACGGATGGCGACCAGTTCCTGACCATCTTCCACTCCCACTATATAGTCTCCTGCAACGATCCTCCGTAGACACCTCAGATCTTGGcacctctttctctctccctGCCTCTGCTCTACGGCAATGAGGAGCCCTTGTTGTGATAAGCAAGGCACCAACAGGGGGGCGTGGTCCAAAGAGGAGGACCAGAAGCTCATCGACTACGTCGGAGTGCATGGAGAAGGCTGCTGGAGAGCACTCCCCAAGGCTGCAGGTTTCTGACTACCAAATGCAAGTTAACTTCTGGGATTCGTGGCTTAACGATCCTACGGTACTTACTCCTTTTTCCTTCTTCGTAGGGCTGCTTCGGTGCGGTAAGAGTTGCAGGCTTCGATGGATCAACTACCTCCGGCCTGATGTTAAGAGAGGGAACTTCCAGGAGGACGAAGCCGACCTCATCATCAAGCTCCATGCCTTGCTCGGCAACCGGTATGCCATCTGATCCCACGAGAAGCAAATCAACTATGGTACTCCGGCTTATGCATCCACGTACAAGGAAGGGTTCGCGGTGTATTTGTTTCAGGTGGTCGTTGATAGCTGGGAGGCTGCCGGGGCGAACCGACAACGAGGTGAAGAACTACTGGAACTCTCATCTGAGGAAGAAGCTCACAAGCATGGGTATCGATCCTGACAACCACCGCGTGGCCCGGAAGGTGCCGCTCCATCAATCTCGGAGCTCAAACAGTGCGACTCCATCGAGTTACGGCACGAGAAACTATAAGAACATGTCGTTCTGGCATCTCAACTCCACGGTGGGCGACGACCGAGTGCGGTGTGCTGGTAGCGGCAGCCTGGAGGAGAATTCCAGCGGCTTGCCGGATCTAAACCTTGACCTTACGATCTGCATACCGTCATCGGTCATGGAGAAGAACACGGCCAACCCGACGCTCCTTCTCTTTCGCTAACTTGGGATGATTAATGCCCTGTATCAGAAAGGTCGAGTGGAGGTAACGTCGAAGAGGGCATGAGTGCTCCAAAGATTATGTACAGATCTGCGTTGATTGTGGTATGTGCGTAATCGCAGTAACCCACAGAAGATATACATATCTTGCTGTGCTGCAGCGACAGACACAAATCAGAATTGACGAAGGTAACTGTCGTACAACACAACAAAGGATTTGTAGTTTAGAAGAAGCTCCAAAGTATTGTAATATGAAGCCACAACAGCAGACGTATATATATCGTTGTCACGAAACCTTAACATCCTCTGTTCTACTGTATTTGTGAGTGCGCGGGCGGAATAGGCAGCAACTTGAGCTTCATGACAAATTGTATACAGAGGTGTTACAAATCCTGGCAGAAAAATTCAATTCCAAGTCCTATCAACTTAAGAATAATtggttatatatgtatatgtatatatatactaatGAACTCGACTAACAATAAGGAGAATGGCATGTGTATAGGAGCCATTAGCATCACAGTGGATTAGGGATTAAAGATCTgccaagagagagaagaaaagtgaTATAAAATCAAACCATATAAGATTTGGTCGGTCTAAATCCGCAAAACAATCCTTGACATTGTGATGTCCAATGTCGACATAAACCTACCATTCCCGGTGTCTACGTAATAAATGCGGCGGGTGACCTTCCTCAGCTTGAAAGATCCTTCGTTGGTACAACAGAAACATTTTATCTATCAATCAACAATACATAAGATTCTTTTTTATACTAATTCCAAACAAACAATCCTCCTTTTCTTTATTCTGAAAAGTACCcaacattttcaaaattatgtaacAATTCTTTACTTTATACAAATTAGTCCTGATCCGGGTGTAATGGGTTAACTGAGCTATTAACTTCATCAAAAAATCATAACAAAATACATGTGAGATCGTAATGTTCCTACTCAAACCCTCTCACCATACCCATATATTAAATTGATTCtgatatcaaatatcatgattCGGATTTAATGGACTAACTgatctattaataaaaatatttaaattaaaattaataataatatatttatttgactcttataaatcaattttagCTTTATCTGAAACTAACccaattataatgtttttatttttagttaCAGTGTAGTTAGCAATAtcagaaaaatattataacataatacaGAAAGATTATAAcattacataatatttttttttgtattgttaaaaatactataacacaatATAATCACAGTGTTTTTAGAAAAATactatgttatattatttttcactgtattatgatattttttaggtATTGCAGTccataagaaaaaaaagagaaaaagagagaaaaatggtATTCCAGATATCAGATAAAAAGGAGGACATGTTAGCATATTTGAAAATGGGAtacttttttgaaaaaaaatcaaagaagatgaattttttttttttttggaaattcgTCCTGAGATTTTTCAGAggtaaaaaattaagaaaagaatGGTAAAAATGATTACATATAAAAATCAACTTATATAAAGTCAATATAGATATAAATGACGATGATGGAAATAATGCAATCTTCCTTTATCTTAAAAGGAACCTCTTTTGATgaattcaagaaaaataaaataaaatgagcaATCACTCAGGTGATTGCTGCTACGGACACGCTCTGAAAGTTTCGCTGAAGGTCAAAGTTCGAGAGCAAATGAAAGAGAGCCCTGACCACCTTTCCAATGGCACAGAGCGTCAGATGGAACTTCTCTGCTTTCATATGCACCTTATCATTTCTGGAGATGAATGCTTCGTGGTTGCTACCTCCCATGGCACTGACATCAGATGGTGTTACCCCTTGAACTTGAAGTAGAACGCCACCAAGAGTACTCCCAGAGTGATGCTTTGCAGACACCCACCGTACGTGCCACAATGGCAGAGATCCCCACGGGACTCGTGCGGCACCTGCCTTGACGGGTAGGTGACGACACGTTGTCGGCATCCATATCTGCCTCTCCTCTCGGTCGCATCTGTTTCGGATATCTACTCCACATACCAATCCATGTTAAGAATGCTCGGTGGTACCACGGCAAAGCAGTTTGAATCACTCGGTGATGTGACATGATTGATCTCTTTCACTGAATTCTTCTTTCCTGGGAGGGTGTGGTCAAGCATGGCTTGCTGTCGAGCAGCACATCATTCTAGTAAGCCTTCGTCGCCCACATTCAGAGTGCCGATCGGACACCACCAACTTGTCGTGGATGATCCACAGAACTTGGGAGCACTTGTCACCTGCTGTTTCGGACATATCTCTCGATTAGTTCTACGGAGTCGGTAAGCTGCTAAGGCGGAAACTATGAACTATACGTCGCATGCATGCATCCTCGTTAAGGCTGATATGAGCTCATATCTCCTTCAGGTATAGATAGGATGCTGCTCTCGTTTCGCAGGAGCAAACGTTGAAGACTGCAAAGGAGACAACGGCACTACGCCTCACGGCAGAAGACCGACCGAAGACCTTGCTAAAGGTCAGAAAAATGGTGAGGAATGGCCGAGTCTTCCTCTAACCAGACTGCAAGATTGCGCACAAGGAGGCCATGTCAATGAGCAACTTGACATGATTTCTACCGGTCAGCTCCGACCACAACTCCATGGATCCTCTCTCGACATTCCACAGTGGTTGACAAGTAGTTGTACAGTAATATCAAGGGAGATGGGCAAAGACGAGCTCAAAGTTATGACGGATCACATCTGAGACGTCCAGACTCTTCAATGTTCAAACTGCAGTCTTGACTTGGTCGGGAATACAACGTCAGCAGCAAATTATGATATCCCGATCATCAATTTTCCCGAACTTGATAGTCTAACCAGTTAGCTTAATCCTCTGTCATGAAGACAAACAACGATTGCAACGTCTACCTAAAATCTCTAGTGGGCTTTCGACTGCAAATGTTTGAATCGAGATTTGAGTTAATTGAATGGGATCTGTTGACGCCACGTTCTTCCTCGGATACTTCTTTAGTTTGGCAATAGTTAGATGATTGGGACAGTTGGGTGGCCTCAATCACTGCCAAATGAATCCTATCTCCATCTCTCCATTAGATAGATTTGAGACTGATGTTGAGATAATTTAGTAGCTCCAAGTCGATTTCGAAATGAACAGGAGGTTTCGCAGCGCCATTGTCAATACACATCGGACCTATTTGGTGGGCTGCATGAGACCAGCTTCAATGATGTGTTGCAGCGTAACAAAGGTACTTTGGATGCCTCGACGTCGAGTAATACAAGCTGCTGCGGGTTGAAGGACGTAAACAGACCACGCTAATCCATCCTTCTCCAGGAAACACGCATATCACAGATCTTGTTTCGTAAGACATACGAGAGGGTAACAGAAGAAGACGATGACGATGGCGAAGGAAAATGTGGATTCGTCAACAGCAGCACGTTTGTCGTGGTGCTCGTCGGATCTCCAATGACAATGAGGAGAGAAAGAGATTGGAATAGCAAGAGAGGGACCTCAAAGTTTTGGCACATTAGCAAGTCTTGAGACGCTGGTTTTTCCTCAGCCAGACGAGGATGGGATGGTGGAGACTGGCGATGGTACGCGGTCCAGCAGTTTCGTTGGAAAGGGTTCGACCGCAACTACGCCTTTTATCACCAGCGGAATCGAGTCAAATCGAAAAAAAGGTTTGGTTCGATTAAAGTAAGGTGCTTCGAATAAAATCATTTTAAATCTACCTATTCAATCTAGTTAAtcgatttttaattttaaataatttagaaaatatataaattttaaatgaatCGACTTGATTTGGTGAATCGATTCGATTTACTTGAACCCAACTAAAATTCTGATCCAATTATatcgatatttttaaaaaaattatatcacaaATATTATTCTAAGCattctaaaataaaatattat from Musa acuminata AAA Group cultivar baxijiao chromosome BXJ1-3, Cavendish_Baxijiao_AAA, whole genome shotgun sequence encodes the following:
- the LOC135637728 gene encoding multicopper oxidase LPR1 homolog 1-like yields the protein MMTKSVLAVLFLVACLAAGTGEPSPVTDKTLRRVAHSLKKYVEPLPMMPRIYGYSIKDGRPMSIGLTIGMFEKKWKFHRDLPATTVFIYGTSREAATFPGPTIEAIQGVPLNVTWENHLPKKHILPWDPTIPVAIPKHGGVPAVVHLHGGIHEPQADGSAFAWYTAKFREKGPKWTQTNYSYPNVQHPGNLWYHDHALGLTRANLLAGLIGIYIIRNPFVEAPLGLPAGDEYDRQLVLDDRSFYKDGSLYMNHRGNNPTVHPQWQPEYFGEVIVVNGKAWPYLVVQSRKYRFRILNSSNARYFHLSLSDGLPFTVIGSDVTYLRKPVTTSSILIAPAEIYDVVIDFSKSATSTVRLTNGAPYPFPGGDPVSTQSSKVMKFVISPEKTKDDSKIPATLMANYPVANENEGTARRYIVLYEYQSATGEPTHLYINGKRLEDPATETPKAGSTEVWEVINLTEDNHPLHLHLATFQAVRVRELVDLEAFTACMRRMNDAIKCNVKAHAVGQLEAAPEHEKTWKNIAKIKPGHMTTIVVKFKLIDEDAPYPFDATKQPGYVYHCHILDHEDNAMIRPLTLRS
- the LOC135637734 gene encoding myb-related protein 308-like, whose translation is MRSPCCDKQGTNRGAWSKEEDQKLIDYVGVHGEGCWRALPKAAGLLRCGKSCRLRWINYLRPDVKRGNFQEDEADLIIKLHALLGNRWSLIAGRLPGRTDNEVKNYWNSHLRKKLTSMGIDPDNHRVARKVPLHQSRSSNSATPSSYGTRNYKNMSFWHLNSTVGDDRVRCAGSGSLEENSSGLPDLNLDLTICIPSSVMEKNTANPTLLLFR